The proteins below are encoded in one region of Methanosarcina barkeri 3:
- the cca gene encoding CCA tRNA nucleotidyltransferase: METYTGIPEELKFVVLKRIKPTEPEREKLLVIQEELALQVKAAAKKLDVPGVLVKMVGSAARGTWLSGTHDIDIFISFPEETSRKELETLGIAVARDVAKNAEHVEDRHAEHPYLNITYKGFDVDLVPCFRVASASQIKSAVDRTPFHNDFVKPRIKGHEDEVLLLKQFMRGGGVYGSELKTQGFSGYLTEILIIYYGSFENTVCAACTWKPGEKIDIMHHSEIEHEEPLVVVDPTDPRRNVAAALSLDKFCMFIDHCREFLKSPELSFFFPPSLLPLEDSEILERLESRKSTQLAIVFKTPDVVEDVLFPQLYKMEQAVAALLKEYDFTVIKTGIWSGKTETAVMLELISGVLPNVKKHVGPPVWVKVHAEKFKEKYQAAAGVFGGYIENGKYIFEIRRKYPMAKGLLEDRLMTCSLGKQVHQSVSEGFEIIENAGICRLKDPDFRIFLRKWM; this comes from the coding sequence ATGGAAACGTATACAGGCATTCCCGAAGAATTAAAGTTTGTAGTCCTTAAGAGAATAAAACCCACTGAACCTGAAAGAGAAAAACTCCTTGTGATCCAGGAAGAGCTCGCCTTGCAAGTTAAAGCCGCAGCAAAAAAACTTGACGTACCAGGCGTGCTTGTAAAAATGGTGGGCTCTGCTGCCAGAGGTACCTGGCTTTCAGGCACTCATGATATTGATATTTTTATAAGCTTTCCTGAAGAAACCTCCAGAAAGGAACTTGAAACCCTGGGTATAGCAGTTGCAAGAGATGTGGCAAAAAACGCTGAACATGTCGAAGACCGCCATGCTGAACACCCTTACCTGAATATTACATACAAAGGTTTTGACGTAGACCTTGTCCCCTGCTTCAGGGTTGCTTCGGCTTCCCAGATCAAATCTGCAGTTGACAGAACGCCTTTTCATAATGATTTTGTCAAACCTCGCATAAAAGGGCACGAAGATGAAGTCCTGCTTTTGAAGCAGTTTATGCGTGGGGGCGGAGTCTATGGCTCGGAACTCAAGACTCAGGGTTTTTCAGGTTACCTGACCGAGATCCTGATAATCTACTATGGCTCCTTCGAAAACACTGTATGTGCCGCCTGCACCTGGAAACCAGGTGAGAAAATTGATATAATGCATCACTCGGAAATAGAGCACGAAGAACCTCTTGTAGTGGTCGACCCAACCGACCCCAGGCGGAATGTGGCAGCTGCTCTTTCCCTTGACAAATTCTGCATGTTTATAGACCACTGCAGGGAATTCCTGAAAAGCCCCGAGCTCAGTTTCTTTTTCCCACCTTCTCTCTTACCCCTTGAGGACAGCGAAATCCTGGAAAGGCTTGAAAGCCGAAAAAGTACCCAGCTTGCAATAGTTTTCAAAACTCCGGATGTTGTAGAGGATGTCCTCTTTCCGCAGTTATATAAAATGGAGCAGGCAGTTGCTGCCCTTCTGAAAGAATATGACTTTACAGTGATAAAAACCGGCATATGGTCAGGCAAAACCGAAACCGCAGTTATGCTGGAACTTATTTCAGGCGTTCTCCCCAACGTGAAAAAGCACGTTGGCCCTCCGGTTTGGGTTAAGGTACACGCTGAGAAATTTAAGGAAAAATATCAGGCGGCTGCTGGCGTTTTCGGAGGTTATATAGAAAATGGGAAATACATCTTCGAAATCCGGCGCAAGTACCCGATGGCAAAAGGGCTTCTCGAAGACCGGCTCATGACCTGCTCTCTTGGAAAACAAGTTCATCAGAGCGTTAGCGAAGGCTTTGAGATTATAGAGAACGCCGGGATTTGTCGATTAAAAGATCCGGATTTCAGGATTTTTTTGAGGAAATGGATGTAA
- a CDS encoding winged helix-turn-helix transcriptional regulator, with protein MEFELETRRKIYEQIKKSPGIHFRELERRLQMVVGNLQYHLQCLEKKNLIRASNDGDYVRYFVKDRSLSETERKIMSFLRRSGCRHILLQLLNNPDLNNKELSQAVGLSPSTVSWNLNKLVEAGIIEKEKNGRISKFTIIDPPAIAELLVCYKESFLDTLVDGFIEMWEFKNSK; from the coding sequence ATGGAATTTGAACTCGAGACACGAAGAAAAATTTATGAACAAATAAAAAAATCTCCTGGGATCCATTTCCGGGAACTTGAGCGGAGGCTGCAGATGGTAGTTGGCAACCTGCAGTACCACCTTCAGTGCCTGGAAAAGAAAAATTTGATAAGAGCCTCGAATGATGGAGATTACGTACGTTATTTCGTAAAAGACAGGAGCTTAAGCGAAACCGAAAGAAAAATAATGTCTTTTTTAAGAAGATCAGGTTGCAGGCATATTCTTCTTCAACTTCTCAATAATCCAGACCTGAATAACAAAGAACTCTCTCAGGCTGTTGGCCTCTCTCCTTCAACTGTTTCCTGGAACCTGAACAAGCTTGTAGAAGCCGGAATAATTGAAAAGGAAAAAAACGGCAGAATAAGTAAATTTACAATCATTGACCCTCCAGCGATTGCAGAGCTCCTTGTATGCTACAAAGAAAGCTTTCTTGATACTCTGGTTGACGGTTTTATCGAAATGTGGGAATTCAAGAACTCTAAATGA
- a CDS encoding S-layer protein domain-containing protein, translating to MADDNNTTSAASTVEIRGPVYNGSSLTDILANTAYGNGTAITMDANKFAAFYYDIDDNVTTESLSIKNVAGTSGRTIGENGLVYTTTIGKAEYENKDVDWGNYSVIGFFADKYIPLKSNDASKLAKLVVDSDDKQTLKTGDTLDLGDGYSLQAKQVDVDGDKVWLELDKDGQYVDDQIVSTDSGDHTWTCEVDDVQGEDNVPVLKVHVNQVFQGAVDSVAQIDAIWLIDYANAIKIDSDDEFGKLDDVSINGPTITISNDDTFSLTKDSDQEIGQGLYFKVADSDALRFYAYKQQTTSGTYDVRGTVVSGTQPYTWTPDNFAGFFYDLKKNVGTETLNVSGVDGRTIPENGLKYSTTISKVDYDADDAFNGTYPVLGFFAQKYVPLKSNDASKLAKLVVDSDDKQTLKTGDTLDLGDGYSLQAKQVDVDGDKVWLELDKDGQYVDDQIVSTDSGDHTWTCEVDDVQGEDNVPVLKVHVNQVFQGAVDSVAQIDGLWLIDYANAIKIDSDDEFGKLNDVSINGPTITISNDDTFSLTKDSDQEIGQGMYFKVADSSELRYYPYVQQTLGNETTTTTSGNITSIDNTTSIDNTSVTPTPVENSTEETQDVNASTPTETPVTSTPDTSAAANNTTETKNNTPGFEIVPAIFGLLSVFYIVRKNR from the coding sequence ATGGCTGATGATAATAATACAACCTCAGCAGCAAGTACAGTTGAGATCCGCGGCCCTGTGTACAATGGCTCAAGCTTAACCGACATCCTTGCAAACACTGCATACGGTAACGGTACAGCTATTACAATGGATGCTAACAAATTTGCAGCATTCTATTACGATATTGACGATAATGTAACAACCGAGTCTCTTTCCATTAAGAACGTTGCCGGTACTTCTGGCAGGACTATAGGAGAGAACGGTTTAGTGTATACAACAACAATCGGAAAAGCCGAATACGAGAACAAAGATGTCGACTGGGGCAACTACAGCGTGATTGGCTTCTTCGCAGACAAGTACATCCCGCTGAAATCTAACGACGCCAGCAAGCTCGCCAAGCTCGTTGTTGACAGTGATGACAAGCAAACTCTCAAGACCGGCGACACTCTTGACCTCGGTGACGGATACTCTCTCCAGGCCAAGCAGGTAGACGTTGACGGTGATAAAGTCTGGCTTGAACTCGACAAGGACGGACAGTATGTAGATGACCAGATCGTCTCAACTGACTCTGGCGATCATACATGGACTTGCGAAGTTGACGACGTGCAGGGTGAAGACAATGTTCCTGTCTTGAAGGTACATGTCAATCAGGTCTTCCAGGGCGCAGTTGACAGCGTTGCACAGATTGATGCTATCTGGCTTATTGACTATGCAAACGCAATAAAGATCGACTCTGATGATGAATTCGGCAAACTCGACGATGTTTCTATCAACGGTCCGACCATCACCATCAGCAACGATGATACATTCAGCCTGACTAAAGACTCTGATCAGGAAATCGGACAGGGATTATACTTCAAGGTTGCTGACTCCGATGCTCTCAGGTTCTATGCCTATAAGCAGCAAACAACTTCTGGAACCTATGATGTAAGAGGAACCGTTGTTTCCGGCACGCAGCCTTACACCTGGACTCCAGACAACTTTGCCGGATTCTTCTATGACCTGAAGAAAAATGTTGGAACCGAAACTTTGAATGTTTCCGGCGTTGACGGAAGAACTATTCCTGAAAACGGCCTCAAATACAGCACCACCATAAGCAAGGTTGATTATGATGCCGATGATGCATTCAATGGAACGTACCCTGTTCTCGGTTTCTTTGCACAGAAGTATGTCCCGCTGAAATCTAACGACGCCAGCAAGCTCGCCAAGCTCGTTGTTGACAGTGATGACAAGCAAACTCTCAAGACCGGCGACACTCTTGACCTCGGTGACGGATACTCTCTCCAGGCCAAGCAGGTAGACGTTGACGGTGATAAGGTCTGGCTTGAACTCGACAAGGACGGACAGTATGTGGATGACCAGATCGTCTCAACTGACTCTGGCGATCATACCTGGACTTGCGAAGTTGACGACGTGCAGGGTGAAGACAATGTTCCTGTCTTGAAGGTACATGTCAATCAGGTCTTCCAGGGCGCAGTTGACAGCGTTGCACAGATTGACGGGCTCTGGCTCATTGACTATGCAAACGCAATAAAGATCGACTCCGACGACGAGTTCGGTAAACTCAACGATGTTTCTATCAACGGTCCGACCATCACCATCAGCAACGATGATACATTCAGCCTGACTAAAGACTCTGATCAGGAAATCGGACAGGGAATGTACTTCAAGGTCGCTGACTCCAGTGAGCTCAGATACTACCCATATGTTCAGCAGACCCTTGGTAATGAAACAACTACAACCACCTCGGGTAACATAACCAGCATCGATAACACAACAAGTATTGATAACACAAGTGTTACTCCAACTCCAGTTGAGAACAGCACTGAAGAAACTCAAGATGTAAATGCGAGCACTCCTACAGAGACCCCGGTTACATCAACTCCAGATACATCAGCTGCTGCAAACAACACCACCGAAACAAAGAACAATACTCCTGGCTTTGAGATTGTCCCGGCAATCTTCGGACTGCTGTCAGTCTTCTACATCGTCAGGAAGAACAGATAA
- a CDS encoding phosphatase PAP2 family protein: protein MISSNKLDVMIMLSLIFSVPVGYYIFVPETLRPKYYYRNLESSGILDILPYAASATLIFILMDSQRHISNFLGLSPSLNYDRYMLMLEGTKVSIFQSLASPTLTYFCGAVYLLGFPFLLIFTFILFLFSQNDETLKEYAITFTLIYLIAYVFYIFFPVDVTGHVLPGVAPLLYQLNPAILGIVTICSPGLNNCFPSLHAALSVMATMFILFKTDLRRYKVFAVGTTIFILFSILYLGIHWITDMIGGIILALISYLVATRIFKKRFKNESAHFYMR, encoded by the coding sequence ATGATATCCTCAAATAAACTAGACGTTATGATAATGCTGTCTCTGATATTTTCAGTGCCAGTAGGTTATTATATTTTTGTGCCGGAAACCCTTCGGCCCAAATATTATTATAGAAACCTTGAGTCCTCTGGAATTTTAGATATTTTACCTTATGCAGCTTCGGCGACACTTATCTTTATACTTATGGATTCACAAAGACACATTTCAAACTTCCTGGGTCTCAGTCCCTCTCTTAATTATGATAGATATATGTTGATGCTGGAAGGCACTAAAGTGAGTATTTTCCAGAGCCTGGCCAGTCCAACGCTGACATATTTTTGTGGAGCAGTTTATCTGCTCGGGTTTCCTTTCCTTTTGATCTTTACATTTATACTATTCCTGTTTAGCCAGAATGATGAGACTCTTAAAGAATATGCAATTACTTTTACGCTTATATATTTGATAGCTTACGTTTTTTACATATTTTTCCCGGTAGATGTTACCGGGCATGTGTTGCCGGGTGTGGCCCCTTTGCTATATCAACTGAACCCGGCCATCCTGGGAATAGTAACCATCTGTAGTCCCGGTCTTAATAATTGCTTCCCAAGCCTGCATGCAGCACTCTCGGTAATGGCAACGATGTTTATACTTTTCAAGACAGATCTCAGGCGTTACAAGGTTTTTGCGGTAGGAACAACTATTTTCATTCTTTTTTCAATACTGTATCTTGGTATACACTGGATCACGGATATGATTGGCGGAATTATACTCGCTCTTATTTCTTATCTTGTAGCTACTCGAATTTTTAAAAAGAGGTTCAAAAATGAAAGTGCTCATTTTTATATGCGGTGA
- a CDS encoding UDP-N-acetylglucosamine--N-acetylmuramyl-(pentapeptide) pyrophosphoryl-undecaprenol N-acetylglucosamine transferase, whose product MKVLIFICGEGLGHTSRCIALGRELLAAGHEVYLGAYGYSKEFIERKGYKTVEIPPEIKLVGESGSLNLKRSIISTLKDGNIFAVFKVLSLLKEKKPDIVVSDSYFTGIVASKVRGIPVYLIVNQSNMETFFKEGGIALRTMGGVIKQFYNCIFRRVDRIIIPDFPMPYTVCRLNLAFEEEVSKSLFFSGPLTLEKFSDVKAEVLQKPHVLSLIGGFGYREPIFRKVIEVAKLDKNINYTLLSGPNLNPDVFSNLPENVTIEHFINDQFPYLKASDLVIAPGGHSTIMEALTFGVPVLSFPDMNHSEQESNAAVIELEGYGRRLDYNASPEEILRSIKELLENEKIHQKVETMKNLSEDLNATATFKELLESNSKISQKVR is encoded by the coding sequence ATGAAAGTGCTCATTTTTATATGCGGTGAAGGGTTAGGTCATACAAGCCGCTGTATCGCATTGGGTCGGGAGTTGTTGGCTGCAGGCCACGAAGTTTATTTAGGAGCATATGGTTATTCAAAGGAGTTCATCGAGAGAAAAGGATACAAGACCGTTGAAATACCCCCGGAAATAAAACTTGTAGGTGAGTCCGGTTCCCTGAATCTGAAAAGATCAATTATATCTACCCTGAAAGACGGAAATATTTTTGCAGTTTTTAAGGTTCTGAGCTTATTAAAAGAAAAGAAACCTGATATTGTAGTTTCGGATAGTTATTTTACAGGAATAGTTGCCTCTAAAGTCAGAGGAATTCCTGTTTACCTTATAGTAAATCAGTCAAATATGGAAACTTTCTTTAAAGAAGGAGGCATTGCCCTAAGAACAATGGGCGGAGTAATTAAGCAGTTTTATAACTGCATTTTCAGAAGAGTTGACAGGATAATAATACCGGATTTCCCAATGCCTTATACCGTATGCAGGCTAAATCTTGCTTTTGAAGAAGAGGTTTCCAAAAGTTTGTTTTTCAGCGGGCCTCTTACCCTTGAAAAATTTAGTGATGTAAAAGCTGAAGTCTTACAAAAACCCCATGTATTATCATTAATAGGGGGATTTGGGTATCGAGAACCCATATTCAGAAAAGTCATCGAAGTTGCAAAACTCGACAAAAATATAAATTACACTCTCCTTTCAGGACCTAATCTAAATCCTGATGTCTTCTCAAACCTTCCGGAAAATGTCACAATTGAGCATTTTATTAATGACCAGTTCCCTTATCTCAAAGCTTCTGATCTTGTGATCGCTCCAGGAGGACACAGCACTATAATGGAAGCTCTTACCTTTGGGGTTCCAGTACTTTCATTTCCGGATATGAACCATAGTGAGCAGGAAAGTAATGCTGCTGTGATAGAGCTTGAAGGTTATGGCAGACGTCTGGATTACAACGCGTCTCCGGAAGAGATCCTTCGGTCGATAAAAGAGCTTTTAGAGAATGAAAAGATCCACCAGAAGGTTGAAACTATGAAAAACCTATCTGAAGACCTCAATGCTACTGCAACATTCAAAGAACTCCTTGAATCAAATAGTAAGATAAGTCAAAAAGTAAGATAA
- a CDS encoding IS110 family transposase — protein MEGEINKSCGLDIHKHFFIATILSRSGEKQQQRFARDDDGILNLKNWVTSEKCDVVACESTSDFWVPIYGALTDHLPVIVGNARDMKAFTHKKTDKIDSEVIAQLALNKMIQPSRVFPKRHREFRSYVRLRLTLVRKRTDIKNESHAILSSEMLHLGDVLTDIFGKNGRAILAGISSGKNVDQIIESLSPNVRKKAVQIRDILDREISQSAAIRLQICLNLIKHLDDEIETLEREIFNYAYQKHKREMEILMSVPGIGELGAATLIAEIGNFSDFPTGDKLASWLGIVPNVYQSADKYHNGRITKRGSKVARWILTQIAQAAARKKNSRLKEFFNRKKKSIGYAKAIIALARKIATIIWHLITKDEMYQDETGYEKGEVQKRKIVETEIFSVDERITIISGIIAIMGKKEQEST, from the coding sequence TTGGAAGGGGAAATAAACAAATCTTGTGGTTTAGATATTCACAAACATTTTTTTATTGCTACAATTCTGAGTAGATCCGGTGAAAAACAGCAACAACGTTTTGCCAGAGATGATGATGGGATTTTAAACCTTAAAAATTGGGTAACATCAGAAAAATGTGACGTTGTAGCCTGTGAATCAACAAGTGATTTTTGGGTTCCGATTTATGGGGCATTGACAGATCATTTGCCTGTTATAGTTGGAAATGCTCGGGATATGAAGGCATTTACACATAAAAAAACTGATAAAATAGACTCAGAAGTAATTGCACAACTTGCATTGAATAAAATGATTCAACCATCGAGAGTTTTTCCAAAAAGGCATAGAGAATTCAGGTCATATGTTAGGCTCAGGTTAACTCTGGTAAGAAAAAGAACAGATATTAAAAATGAATCTCATGCTATTCTTTCTTCCGAAATGTTACATCTGGGTGATGTGCTTACTGACATTTTTGGGAAAAATGGTAGAGCAATTCTAGCAGGAATATCTTCAGGTAAAAACGTTGACCAGATTATAGAATCTCTTTCTCCAAATGTTCGGAAAAAAGCTGTTCAGATAAGAGATATTCTTGACAGAGAAATATCCCAGAGTGCTGCAATCAGGCTTCAGATATGCCTTAACCTTATAAAACATTTAGATGATGAGATTGAGACTCTAGAAAGGGAAATTTTCAATTATGCTTATCAAAAGCATAAAAGGGAAATGGAGATTTTAATGTCAGTTCCAGGTATTGGAGAACTTGGTGCAGCGACTCTAATTGCTGAAATAGGAAATTTTAGTGATTTTCCAACGGGAGATAAGCTTGCTTCGTGGCTTGGAATAGTTCCTAATGTATATCAATCTGCAGATAAATACCATAACGGAAGAATCACTAAGAGAGGATCAAAAGTAGCAAGGTGGATTCTAACTCAGATTGCTCAAGCAGCAGCAAGAAAGAAGAATAGCAGGTTAAAAGAATTTTTTAACAGGAAAAAGAAGTCAATTGGATATGCAAAGGCAATTATTGCCCTGGCAAGGAAAATTGCAACAATAATATGGCATCTTATCACAAAGGATGAGATGTACCAAGATGAAACAGGGTATGAAAAAGGAGAAGTTCAAAAGAGGAAGATTGTGGAAACCGAGATATTCTCGGTTGATGAAAGGATAACAATAATTAGTGGTATTATCGCAATTATGGGAAAAAAGGAACAAGAGAGTACGTGA
- a CDS encoding flippase-like domain-containing protein translates to MKNYAKWITSSILISIISIVFVLIFTFDKTTIEIVREIRPGYVIAALVIHLFSFYIWGLRIKSMSSALGHEIDLKTSIEMVISGTFVAALTPSSIGGEPLRIHLLRQKNMPVGQATAVILGERVLDALLILLAVPFSLYFLHGILLDSRLDTVIILGEVLSIVVFALMIYATVKPGFIKFTINGLMRWIGRLGGKKTEQKIHKLSESIDREIDEFHSSINIFLTEGRKGLYYGLIFTVIYWIVEFSSLPITLMGLNQAPSVLISFAVQVLLMIIIVMPLTPGASGVAELAAISLFSIFVPASILGVTVAAWRTFTFYTNIIAGGFVSFKLLKDTDLVKKYLNQSQSEV, encoded by the coding sequence ATGAAAAATTACGCAAAGTGGATAACAAGCTCAATTTTGATCAGTATAATTTCGATAGTTTTTGTTCTTATCTTTACTTTTGATAAAACAACAATTGAAATTGTTAGGGAGATTCGGCCTGGATATGTAATAGCTGCACTTGTTATCCACCTGTTTTCCTTCTATATATGGGGACTGCGCATAAAATCAATGTCATCTGCATTGGGCCATGAAATAGATCTTAAAACTTCTATAGAAATGGTAATTTCCGGAACTTTTGTTGCAGCGCTTACGCCTTCTTCAATAGGCGGAGAACCTTTGAGAATTCATCTCCTTAGACAGAAAAATATGCCGGTTGGACAGGCTACTGCAGTTATTTTAGGAGAACGTGTACTGGACGCTCTACTGATCCTGTTAGCTGTACCTTTTTCACTGTATTTTCTCCATGGTATACTGTTAGATTCCAGACTGGATACCGTGATTATATTAGGAGAAGTCCTTTCAATAGTTGTTTTTGCCCTCATGATATATGCAACCGTGAAACCCGGTTTTATTAAGTTCACCATAAACGGTCTTATGAGGTGGATTGGACGTCTTGGCGGTAAGAAAACAGAACAAAAAATACATAAATTATCAGAGTCAATTGACAGAGAAATCGACGAATTCCATTCCAGCATAAATATATTTTTGACAGAAGGGCGTAAAGGCCTGTATTATGGGCTGATATTCACAGTCATATACTGGATAGTAGAATTTTCCTCGCTCCCGATAACTCTTATGGGCCTTAATCAGGCTCCTTCGGTACTTATTTCTTTCGCAGTACAGGTTCTGCTCATGATTATTATAGTCATGCCTTTGACCCCGGGTGCAAGTGGCGTGGCCGAACTTGCTGCAATTTCCCTTTTTTCAATCTTTGTGCCGGCAAGTATTCTCGGAGTTACAGTGGCAGCATGGAGAACTTTTACATTTTATACGAATATTATTGCCGGAGGATTTGTAAGTTTTAAATTACTGAAAGACACGGATCTGGTTAAGAAGTATTTGAACCAAAGCCAAAGTGAAGTTTGA
- a CDS encoding DUF1016 N-terminal domain-containing protein — MATTVSAGLTMLYWHIGKRIQEEILRGGRAEYGQEIVISLGRELTAEFGRGFEEKNLRRMIQFAEAFPDEEIIAALRRQLSWTHFKILILS, encoded by the coding sequence GTGGCGACTACTGTTAGTGCCGGGTTGACAATGCTCTACTGGCATATCGGCAAACGCATCCAGGAAGAAATCCTTAGAGGGGGGAGGGCGGAATACGGACAGGAGATTGTCATTTCACTTGGAAGAGAATTGACTGCTGAGTTTGGTCGGGGATTTGAAGAGAAAAACCTGCGCCGGATGATCCAGTTCGCAGAAGCTTTTCCGGATGAAGAAATTATCGCTGCACTGAGGCGACAATTAAGCTGGACACATTTCAAGATACTCATACTCTCATGA
- a CDS encoding DNA-3-methyladenine glycosylase: MSWTYRLKPELFDLNYTLDCGQVFRWGQEGDWWTGVVGDHVIRLSQDQDRLIVDSKLSPDFLTRYFRLDDNLPSIYESINRDLLIDRAIHKYWGLRLIRQDPWECLISYMLSTASSIPTIQKRIFLLSQFFGQELEPGYFSFPTPETLANADPAELDKCKLGFRTQNIKAAAQAVVSGELELDVLFRLEYKYARERLMRLRGVGEKVADCVLLFAFEKMEAFPVDTHIRQIIQHYHIDDSYFETCTNMSCMGDWGREYFGHYCGYAQEYLYYQKRMEGFVGLY, encoded by the coding sequence TTGAGCTGGACGTACAGGCTTAAACCCGAACTTTTCGATCTCAATTATACACTCGACTGCGGGCAGGTTTTCAGATGGGGACAAGAAGGAGACTGGTGGACAGGCGTTGTCGGAGATCATGTTATCCGGCTTTCGCAGGACCAGGATCGACTGATTGTCGATTCAAAGCTTTCGCCTGATTTTCTTACTCGCTATTTCCGCCTGGACGACAATCTGCCTTCAATCTACGAAAGCATAAACAGGGACCTGCTGATCGACAGGGCCATACACAAATATTGGGGCTTGCGGCTGATCCGACAGGACCCCTGGGAGTGCCTTATTTCTTACATGCTCTCGACAGCCTCAAGTATTCCTACAATCCAGAAAAGAATCTTCCTGCTTAGCCAGTTTTTCGGGCAGGAACTCGAGCCAGGCTATTTCAGCTTTCCTACCCCTGAAACGCTTGCAAATGCCGATCCTGCCGAACTTGATAAATGCAAGCTGGGTTTCAGGACGCAGAACATAAAAGCAGCAGCTCAGGCAGTTGTTTCAGGCGAGCTGGAACTTGACGTACTTTTCCGCCTGGAGTACAAATATGCAAGGGAACGCCTTATGAGGCTTCGCGGAGTCGGGGAAAAAGTCGCCGACTGCGTTCTACTTTTCGCTTTTGAAAAAATGGAAGCTTTTCCAGTTGATACCCACATCAGGCAGATCATCCAGCATTACCACATAGACGACAGCTATTTTGAGACCTGCACAAACATGAGCTGTATGGGAGACTGGGGAAGGGAATATTTCGGACACTACTGCGGGTATGCCCAGGAGTATTTGTATTATCAGAAAAGGATGGAAGGGTTTGTAGGTCTTTATTAA
- a CDS encoding ADP-dependent glucokinase/phosphofructokinase — protein sequence MNILCGYNVNIDSVYRISGIEISELLETFEEAEILNKIKNPPGNIFSESDFVAGLAYCMKNGYGAEWLVFEQSVFEFLKTRYFGKSIVRMGGNAGIMANALSQLGASRVIPNVAVPSKTQLSLFSKKAIYFPEASTQITENERKEPEENKGAFSSRQEPIHFVFDFSEGETFSLYGTEVRVPRENRFIATCDHLNLRLFVNPAFEQYALQHACELDGVLISGFHLLLENYPDGLTYETILDDTFSQLKSWKAKNNKLRIHLEFGHFSSKKIANSVFLKFEEISDSFGMNEDELSMLYSLHGVPGEGLLHMEADAISNAAFRLASGHGLKKLMIHTREFVLAVFKNDFNSIPDSEFEMGESENPILQKVVGEKLEALAFGVKCAGAYAASGRLEGWEFVEKEAAKLQESPFGKKRIEAFVKAFNGKTFGQGAYILRENYIICMLPTMLSRSPITTVGLGDTLTAGTFLRGLELDVQA from the coding sequence ATGAACATACTTTGCGGATATAATGTCAATATAGATTCGGTGTACCGAATCAGCGGGATCGAGATTTCGGAACTGCTGGAAACCTTCGAAGAGGCTGAAATCCTTAATAAAATCAAGAACCCACCCGGAAATATCTTCTCGGAATCGGATTTTGTAGCAGGGCTTGCTTACTGTATGAAAAACGGATATGGAGCCGAGTGGCTTGTTTTTGAGCAGTCCGTTTTCGAGTTCCTTAAAACCCGTTATTTTGGGAAATCTATCGTAAGAATGGGCGGAAACGCGGGAATAATGGCAAATGCTCTTTCCCAGCTAGGCGCTTCCAGAGTAATTCCTAATGTTGCAGTGCCCTCAAAAACCCAGCTTTCTCTCTTCTCAAAAAAAGCGATCTACTTTCCGGAAGCCTCTACGCAGATAACGGAAAATGAAAGGAAAGAGCCTGAAGAAAATAAAGGTGCCTTTTCCAGCAGGCAGGAACCCATACATTTTGTGTTTGATTTCTCCGAAGGAGAGACATTTTCTCTGTACGGAACCGAGGTTCGGGTTCCCAGGGAAAATCGCTTCATAGCGACCTGCGATCACTTGAATCTCAGGCTTTTTGTCAATCCTGCGTTTGAACAGTATGCCCTCCAACACGCCTGCGAGCTTGATGGTGTCCTTATATCGGGTTTCCATCTACTGCTTGAGAACTATCCTGACGGTCTCACTTATGAGACCATTCTTGATGATACTTTCTCCCAGCTAAAAAGCTGGAAAGCCAAAAACAATAAGCTTCGCATTCACCTGGAATTCGGACATTTTTCAAGTAAAAAAATTGCAAATTCTGTCTTTCTGAAGTTTGAAGAAATTTCAGATAGCTTTGGAATGAATGAAGACGAGCTTTCAATGCTTTATAGCTTACACGGAGTTCCCGGAGAAGGACTTCTACATATGGAAGCAGATGCTATATCCAATGCAGCTTTCAGGCTGGCATCAGGGCATGGGCTTAAGAAGCTTATGATTCATACCAGGGAATTTGTACTGGCTGTATTTAAAAACGATTTTAATTCGATTCCGGATTCTGAATTTGAAATGGGTGAATCAGAAAATCCAATTTTGCAAAAGGTCGTCGGAGAAAAACTTGAAGCCCTGGCATTCGGAGTCAAGTGTGCAGGCGCGTATGCAGCTTCAGGCAGGCTTGAAGGATGGGAATTTGTAGAAAAGGAAGCTGCAAAACTTCAGGAAAGCCCGTTTGGAAAGAAACGGATTGAAGCTTTCGTTAAGGCTTTTAATGGAAAAACTTTCGGGCAGGGAGCTTATATCTTAAGGGAGAATTATATTATCTGCATGTTGCCTACAATGCTTTCCAGATCTCCCATAACCACAGTCGGGCTGGGGGATACACTAACTGCAGGGACTTTTCTCAGGGGGCTTGAGCTGGACGTACAGGCTTAA